GCCGCCTGGCACAGGCGCACGGCTTCCACCGTCTCGCTGAGCGAGCCGATTTGGTTGACCTTGGCCAACAAGGCGTTGGCGGCCTTCTCCTCGATGGCTTTGCGAATGAGCGCGGGGTTGGTGACGACGAGGTCATCACCTACCAACTGCACCTTGTCGCCGATGGCAGTGGTGAGAGATTTCCAGCCGGCCCAGTCTTCCTGCGCCATGCCATCTTCAATGGAAACGATGGGGTACTTGGCGGCCCAGTCAGCCCAGAAGGCGACCATCTCGTCGCTGCTCAGGCGGCGGTTCTCTTTGCGTAGGTAATAGTCTTGCTTGGCGTCATCGAACAGCTCGCTGGTGGCGGGGTCGAGGGCGATACTGATCTGCTCGCCAGGCTGGTAGCCGGCCTTCTCGATGGCCTGCAAGACCAGTTCGATGGCTTCGACGTTGCTCTTGAGGGCCGGGGCGAAGCCGCCCTCGTCGCCCACCAGCGTGCCGTAGCCCTTCTCTTTGAGCAGGGCGCGCAAGCTGTGATAGACCTCAACGCCCCAGCGCAGGCCTTCGCTATAGGTCGGTGCGCCGAAGGGCATCACCATGAATTCTTGAAAATCGGTGGACTCCCAGCCAGTGTGCGCGCCACCGTTGAGGATGTTGAGCATGGGCACGGGCAGCAGGATGGCGTCGTCGCCGCCCAGGTAGCGATATAGCGGCTGGCCGCTGCTGGCGGCGGCCGCTTTGGCAGCGGCGAGGCTGACGCCGAGGATGGCGTTGGCGCCGAGCTTGGCTTTGTTGGGCGTGCCGTCTAGAGCGAACATGGCCGCATCGAGGGCGGCCTGGTCACTGGCATCGTGGCCCATGAGGGCGCCAGCGATGGGGCCGTTGACGTTGGCCACGGCCTGGGTGACGGATTTGCCAAGGTAGCGGCTCTTGTCCCCATCCCGCAGCTCCAGC
The DNA window shown above is from Anaerolineales bacterium and carries:
- the eno gene encoding phosphopyruvate hydratase, which codes for MTKITSIHARQILDSRGNPTVEVDVRLADGSLGRAAVPSGASTGIHEALELRDGDKSRYLGKSVTQAVANVNGPIAGALMGHDASDQAALDAAMFALDGTPNKAKLGANAILGVSLAAAKAAAASSGQPLYRYLGGDDAILLPVPMLNILNGGAHTGWESTDFQEFMVMPFGAPTYSEGLRWGVEVYHSLRALLKEKGYGTLVGDEGGFAPALKSNVEAIELVLQAIEKAGYQPGEQISIALDPATSELFDDAKQDYYLRKENRRLSSDEMVAFWADWAAKYPIVSIEDGMAQEDWAGWKSLTTAIGDKVQLVGDDLVVTNPALIRKAIEEKAANALLAKVNQIGSLSETVEAVRLCQAAGWGTVCSHRSGETEDSTIADLAVAYRFGQIKTGAPARADRTAKFNQLLRIEEELGDKATYAGWAVMGR